In the genome of Candidatus Methylomirabilota bacterium, the window CTCGACGTCCTGGCGGCGGCCGGCTTCCGCACCGAGCGAACCTTCTCGCACTGGCTCGGCAAGGCGTTCTCGGGCGCCGACGTGATCGACGTCATCTTCAACTCCGGAAACGGCTTCTCGCTGGTCGACGACGAGTGGTTCGCCCACGCCGTCGACGACCGCATCCTCGGCGTGCCCGTGCGGCTCTGTCCGGTCGAAGAGTCGATCTGGTCCAAGGCCTTCATCATGGAGCGGGAGCGTTACGACGGCGCCGACGTCACCCACCTGCTCCTGGCCTCGGCGGAGCGCCTGGACTGGAACCGCCTGCTCCGCCGCTTCGGACCCCACTGGCGCCCGCTCTTCAGCCACCTCGTGCTGTTCGGCTTCATCTACCCCGGGGACCGCTCGCGGATTCCCGCCTGGGTCATGGAGGAGCTGAGCTGCCGCCTGCAGCGCGAGATCGCACAGGCGCACCGGGGCGAGCCCGTGTGCTGCGGCACGCTGCTGTCCCGGGCGCAGTACCTCGTCGACATCGAGCGCTGGGGCTATCGCGACGCCCGCCTCCTGCCCCCCGGCACGATGACCGAGGAGGAAATCGCGGCCTGGACCGCGGCGATCGAAAACGACCAGCAGGGCGATGCGGCTCGCGGCGATCGGTGATCTGCACTGCCCGTCGACCTCGCCGGACGTGCTGAGGCCGCTTCTGGCCAGCGTCGCCCAGGAGGTCGATGTGCTCGTCCTGTGCGGGGACCTCACCGAGCGCGGGATCGAGGACGAGGCCCGCGCGCTGGCCCAGATTCTGAAGGCGGCCGTGAAGATCCCCATCGTCGCCGTGTTAGGCAACCACGATTGCGAGGCGGCGCGGCCGGACGCCGTGAAGGCGATCCTGGCGGAGGCCGGCGTTCACGTGCTCGACGGCGACGCGGTGGAGATCCAGGGCGTGGGCTTCGCCGGCGTCAAGGGCTTCGCGGGCGGGTTCGGCCCGCGCGCGCTCCAGCCCTGGGGCGAGCCCACGATCAAGAGCTTCGTCCACGAGGCGGTGAACGAGGCGCTCAAGCTCGAGTCGGCGCTGGCGAAGCTCCGGACGCCCCAGCAGGTTGCCCTGCTCCACTACGCGCCGATCGAGGCCACCGTGGTCGGGGAGCCTCCCGAGATCTACCCGTTCCTCGGCTCCAGCCGGCTCGAGGAGCCGCTGACGCGCTATCCGGTGACGCTCGTCCTCCACGGCCACGCCCATCACGGCAGCCCCGAGGGGCGCACGCGCAGCGACGTGCCGGTCTACAACGTGGCCGTCCCGCTCCTGCAGCGCGCGTTCCCCGACCGCCCGCCGGTCAGGACGCTCGAGCTCCCCCCGATCTCGACCTGACCGCCGAGCCCGACCGCACACCCCCGCGGAGCCGACCGCGCCAGCGCGAGCGCAGCTCGATCAGGAGTCCGCGCGCGCGGTCGAGCGCCTCGCGTGACGCCGAGTCGGCCGCCTCGCCGGAGCGCCGGGCCAGGCTCACCACCCGGTCGCGTCCGAGGGCGCGGCGGCGCGGGCCCAGTGCCGGATCGAGCAGATACATCAGTCCCGCGCCCATGGCCGCCCCCAGCAGCGCCAGGGCCCAGGCCCGGGCGACCGTGCGGCGCCTCCGCCGGCGCTCGAAGGGAAAGCGGTCGGTCAACTCGCGCAGCCACTCTGCCATGCTCTCCTCCCCGGTGCGCCTCAGGCCGCGCGAGCGCCCCGCCGCCGGGCCTCGGCATAGGCTTGCCCGCGCTCGTAGCCGCGGCGAAATGCCTCTCGCGCGTAGGCGTCCGGATAGCGCGCGCGCAGCTCCTGGTCCATCTCGGCGTAGGCGCGGCCGCCGACGCTCAGCGCGGCCTCGAAGCCGCGGCGGTAGTCGTTCTCGTCGCGCGTGAACTCGCCGCCCTGCGCCGTGTAGTCGGCGGCCTCGGCCTCCCGCAGGCCGATCCACCAGCTCTCGCGCGCGGCATCGACGGTCTCGGCGCCCGCCGCCTCCAGAGCGTGGCGTGCGGCGTCGGCCTGGGGTGCGTCGGCCACGAGCGCGACGAGCACGCGGCGTCCCCGGCGAAGCGCGTCCTCGTAGACGAACACCTCGTCCTTCGGTATCCCTTCGCGCAGCGATTCGTCCAGCGCCTGGCCGACTGCGGCCCCGGCGGCGCCGAACAGTGCGGCCCCCAGCAGGCCCAGCGCGATCACGGGGCCGACGCCCGGCACGAGGACGCTGGTGAGCACGCCCGCCTGAATACCTCCCGCCGCGCCCGCGGCGCCACCCACCACGCCGCCCAGCGCGCGCCCCACGCCCGGCGGCTCGCTCTCCGTGGTCGGCACCTCCGCGAGGGAGGAGTCGGCGTGGCCGGGAACAAGGATGGTCATGCGCTCGCGCGGAATACCCTGCGCCTCCAGCGCCGCAGCCGCGCGCTCGGCAGCGGCGCGTTCGGTGAAGATGCCGACGATCGGGTGCATGCAAAAGTTCGGATGCGGATGCCGTGCCAGCGGACGCAGGCAGCCCGCGCCGATCCGGTGTGAAATCCCTACAACCCCCGCGCGGATCAGTTCTTAGCGCGCGGGGAATCGCCGTCTAATACGGATTCGGGCACCGCGCGGGCCAGGGTCGTCATCTCGTTCACGAGCGCCCGACGGCGGGCGGCCAGCCGACGGTGGAGATCGCGGTGCAGGAGGAAGTGCAAGAACGTGCGCGCCTCCCGCCGCAGCCGCTCGAGCCGCGCCCGCCAGCCCAGGGCGAAGAAGCCGGCCGGCGCCAGCGCGAGGATGTAGGCCGTGAGCCACGCGCCACCCCCGAGCTGCCAGGCCACCCAGCCTCCCAGGGCCCAGCACGCCGGGTACAGCACGGTCGCGGCGGCGATCCCGTAGGTCGCCTGTTCGTCGGGATCGGGGCGCAGCGCACGGACGGCGCCCGCCGTCGACAGGTACGGCGCCAGGTGCAGCACCATACCGAGGAGCGCCAGCGGCAGCCCGAGCAGGAGCGACAGGCCCTCGCGGAGCGCGTAGCGCCAGACGACGCCCCGCGCGTAGGAGCGCGAGAGCTGCTGCGCGCCGACGCCCGCCAGGTCCAGCGCCTTGGCGTAATGCTCCACGCTCCGGCGAAAGCCCGCGGCGCGCCGGGGCTGCGCGCGCTGCAGGTATCGGTAGGCCCGCATCGCCCGCTGCATCCACTGCGCGCGCGCGCCCGGGTCGCGCGCGACGTCCGCGAATTCCTGGCGCCACATCGTCCCCAGCAGCTCGAGGAGCTGCAACGTCTGGCGATCGTCCGCCTCCACCATGACGGCCCGGAGCCGCTCGGCCAGTCGGTCGGTCAGGCGGCGGACCGCCGCCGCCGGATCCGTGGCGTAGAGCGCGATGCAGTCGGCGGTCGGCAGGGGCTCGCCGATGATGACCAGCGCCCGGCCGGTGCGGAAGCCGCCCGGCTCGTGGAAGACGAGTCCGGCCGGCACCAGCCGCACGCCCAGCGCGCCCCCGCTCGCCGCCTCGGCCGCGAGCAGCATGCGGGCGGCACCGGAGCGGAGCGGGCGGAGCGCGGGCTCGGGCCGGCTGCCACCCTCCGGAAAGATCAAGAGAGCGCCGCCCGCCTGGAGCCAGGCGATGACGGAGCGGAACATCGCCTGATTCAGCGCGGGATCCGAGCCCGGGTCCTCCCGCCGGTGGACGGCGATCGCACCCACCAGCCGCAGGAACGGACCGATGAGCGGATGACGGAAGAGCGGCGCCTTGGCGAGCGGGACCAGCCGCCGCTCGACCGCCGCCAGCAGCAGCATCGGGTCCACCAGGGCATTCTGGTGGTTCGCCGCGAGGATCAGCGCACCGCCCGCCGGCACCCGCTCGGCGCCCACCACCTCCAGCCGCCGATAGAAGAGACCGAGCACGAGGCGGGCGAAGCCGCGGACCAGCCGGTAACCCGGCCCGCCGTGCACGCTCACGCGGGCCCGTCCGCGCCTGGCGATCCCGTCAGATGACGGCGATCGCCTCGACCTCGATCAGCCAGTCCGGCTGGGCCAGCGCCGCCACCTGGACCAGCGTCGAGGCCGGGCGATTCTTGCCGAAGAACTCCTCGCGAATGGGCATGAGGTCGGCGCGGTGGCGGATGTCGGTCAGGTACGTGTTGATCTTCACCACGTTGGCCAGCGTCCCCCCCTGCGCCTCCACCAGCGCTTTGACGGCGCGGAAGACCTCGCGCGCCTGGCCCTTGAAGTCGCCCCGGTGGCTGATGCCGCCGTCCTTGTCGTAGGCGACCTGGCCGGCGAGGAACAGGACGGTCTGGGCGCCGTTCACCCTGATCGCCTGGCTGTAGTGCGGAGGATCGTACACGCCGTTGGCGCAATACCGCTCGATGGTGGCCGTCATGATCTCTCCTCTTTCTATCCCGGTCCGAGGAGTCGGGGGAATGGCGGGAATCTAGGACCGGGGCCAACGCGTGTCAAGGCGCCTGCCCGCTCAGGGCAGGTTCGCGATCGTGCGGGCGGGGCCCGTCAGCTCCACGATGTGCAGGCCGGTGTTGGCGCGATCGGCCAGGTAGACAAAGCCGCGGTCGTCCACGTCGACGTTGTTGGTCTGGATGGGCGACCTTGCATCGCTGGGTGCCGTCGACCTGCACGCAGCGCTTGCCCGTCTTGTCGGTGACGGCGGACAGGCGTGGGATCATGACGACTCCTCCCCGGGATGGTGGGTGCTTCACTTCAGCGCGTCCCGATGCACCAGCCATCGTCCGGGCCACCCGCCCACCTCACCCTCGACCAGCGCGCGGCCCCCCACCAACCGCGCCACCGAGGCCGCGACCTCGTCGACCCGCAGGCCGAACAGCCGCGCCAGTGGCCGCTCCCCGGTGAACACCACGCCCCGGGCATAGCGTTCCACCAGCCGATCCAGCGCGGCCTCCCGGGCGAGCCGCCGTCCTTCCGCCGTGGCCTCGGGCAGCCACGCCTCCAGCAAGTCCCAGCGGTAAGAGAAGGTCGGCTCGTAGCGCTCCTCGGTCTTGACCAGCCACAGCCCCTGCTGCAGCTCGGCCATGGCGCGCTCGAACTCGCGCGTCTTGGCCGGCTCCAGCATGAAGGTGTTGGCGCGAAGGTCGCGCGTGTACTGCGGATGATCCTTCATCATGGCGTCCATGATTCGCCTGGCCGTCAGGCTGAGGTGGCCGGCCTCGTACTCAGCCAGGTAGTCGCGGGCCCGCTGCCGCCCGCGCGCGCGGGCGTAGAAAGCCGGAAAGAGGTCGAGCGCCACCAGCAGGGGCCGTCCCCGGAGCAGCTTGCCGTAGTAGACGCGCTTGGCGGCCGGCAGCGTGTCCTTCAGCTCCCAGGTGAGCCCGATGGCGGCGTCGTGATGCGAGTGGCGCGGCCAGCGGGGATTAGGCCGCCCGGCCACCGCCTCCCACAGACAGGCCACGCCTTCCGGAAAGCGGTAGAAGGTCGAGCAGAATCCCACCTCGTTCACGAATGCGAGCGCGCTCCGCTCGCTTCGCACGCGCAGGCCGCGCGCGCGCCGCCAGCGCCGGTCGCGGAGGCGCTCGAGGACGGCCCCGTCGAGGGCGTTAGGGCTGGGCCTCGTAGACGACGTTCCCGCCGACGATTGTCAGCACCGAGCGGATGCCGGGAATCCGGTCCTCGGGCACCGCAAGATAGTCCTCCGTCAAGACGATCAGGTCGGCGAGCTTGCCCGGCTCCAGCGACCCGACCCGGTCCTCGGTGTGGGCGACCCACGCGCTGCCCCGCGTGTAGACCCGCAGCGCCTCCTCCCGGGTGAGGTGCTCGCGGGCCCGGGCCACGTCGCCCCGGAGCATCTTGCCGGTGATCATCCACCACAACGAGACGAACGGCGAGTTCGGGGCGACGATCGTGCCGTCGGTGCCGCCCCCCATCGGCACGCCGCTCTGGTAGATGGCCTTGAGGGGCGGCTTGCCGGCCATGCTCTCGCCCCACACCCGCCGCATGATGTCGCCCTGGATCACCTGCCGGTCCTGCACCGTAAGGCCCATGCCCAGGCGCTTCATCCGCTCGAGCTGGGCGGGCGTGATGTGCTCGCCGTGGGCGAAGACCAGGCGCAGGGCGGTCAGCGGCGTCTGCCGCGACAGCTCCTCGAACACGCCGAGCATGGTGTTGATCGTCGACTCGAGCGTCGCGTGCAGATGCAGCGTGAGCCCCTTCTGCGTGGCGGCCGCCACGACCTCCTGGAACTCGCCGAGCGTCTCCCGCGAGATCGGGAACTGGGCGGCCACCGACTGGTCCCACATCTGCTGGATGACGACCTCGCCCAGCCCCAGGATCCTGAGCCAATCGTCGCCGAACCGGCCGGGCAGCGCCTGGATCCACCGTCGCGCGCCCTCGAGGTCCCTGACGACGATGTTGAGCCCCATGCGGACCGTCATCTGCTTGCGCCGCCACAGCTCGAAGGCCGGCTCGTAGTCGCGCTCCGTCATCTCGCCGCCGATCGGCTCCACCGTCGACGTGATTCCCAGCGCATTGAAATCGCGCATCACCGCGCGCAGCCCCTGCACCTTCTGCTCGAACGGCACCGGCGGCAGCTTCGCCTTCAGCGCGACGACGGCCGGCGCCCCTCGGACGACGCCGCTGGGGTCGGTGACGCCCAGCGCCTGCGCCGCCGGGCTGTTGACGACGGCGGCGGCGAGCAGCATGTGCAGGAGGACCGGGTTCTGCGGCGCCGCGCGGTCGAGCTCCTCGCGCGTGGGCATGCGCCGCTCCTTGAGCTGGCTCTCGTGCCAGCCGCCCAGGGTGAGGATCCACTCGCCGGGCTTCACCTTGGCCGCGCGCTCGCGGATCCGGGCCAGGATGTCGTCCACCGACGTCGCGTCGTCCAGGCGCACCTCCTGGGGCCAGCGGAAGCCGGCCCGCAGCATGTGGACGTGGGAGTCGATGAGGCCGGGCAGGACGGCGCGGCCGCGGAGATCGATCACGCGGGTCCGGGGCCCGGCCAGGGCGCGGATCTCCGACGAGGTCCCGAGCGCCAGGATCTTGCCGTCGCGGATGGCGATCGCCTCCCGGACGGAGAAGCGGTCGTCGACGGTGACCACCTTGCCGTTGAGCAGCACGATCTCGGGATAGTGCAGGAGGGCGGCGGGCACGCCGGCCTGGCCGTGCGCGGGCGGGGGCGCCGGCACCAGCAGCACGATCAGGAGCAGGAGGACGGAGAGGGCGGGCATCGTCGCCTCCCTTCAGGCGCGCGGAGTCTCCTCCGGGACCGGACGCTGGACGAAGTTTTACCGCGGCCGAGGGGGTGAATGCCAGCCCGGAGGAGTTGCCGGCCTACCGCTTATAGAGCGCGTCCGTCTTGGCCGCCATGATGAAGTCGTTGCGGTGCAGCCCCCGGATGGCGTGGGTCCACCAGGTCACGGTGACCCGCCCCCACTCGGTGAGGAGGGCGGGATGGTGGCCCTCCTCTTCCGCGATGGCCCCCACCCGGTTGGTGAAAGCCAGGGCGGCGGCGAAGTCGGGGAAGCCGAAGACGCGCTCCAGCCGCCTGATCCCGTCGCGCTCGACGACGCTCCAGCCGGGAATCTGGGGCTCGAGCTCGCGCATCTCCGTCTCGGTCACGGGCGGCGCGTCGCTCCGGCAGGCGACGCACTTCTCGCCCGCCAGGCGGTTCATCAGCCGCCGGCTTTGCGGATCGCCGTCGCCCGGAGCCGGCCGCCTTCCTGGGCGTACACGACGGCGACTTCGTCCTTGACGGCGACCTCCTTGAGCAGCTCGGGACGCGCCAGGAACGTGAGGTTCTGCCTGGTCTGGGCGTCGCGGAGCGTGAGCGTGCTCTGGGCGGCGTCGATGGCCACGATGATGCCGACGTGCGTATTCGGTCCAGCCATCTCACAAGCCGACGCCTCCCCGGCGGCGCCGAGGAGCACCAGGGAGAGGACGAGGAGGAGCGCCCTGCTCGATTTCATGGTCCGCCTCCTTCCGAATCTCGAGTCCACCGATGGATTAGACCGCCGGGCGTGGCCGAGCGCAATGCTGCTATCTTGACCGGGGATGGGCCGCTGGATGACGTGGGCGCTGCCGTGGCTCGCGCTGGCGGCGATCGCCGGATGCGCCGGGCTACCGCGGAGTGACTGGGGGCAGGCGCGACGCGATTCGTCGGGACAGGCGCCCGATCCTGGAATCATCAGGGAGGCAGTCGTTCAGGTGTACGCGGCCCGCGCGGTCGGCTGGCGCGGCGTGCTCGCCGTGCACACGTGGATCGCGGTCAAGCCCAGCGGCGCCCCCGCCTACACGCGCTACGAGGTCATCGGCTGGGGCGTGGATCGCGGAGCGCCGGCCGTGCGCGTCAACCGCGCAGGACCCGACAACTACTGGTTCGGCAGCCGCCCCCGCCTGCTCGTCGAGCGCCGGGGCGACGGTGTCGACGCGCTGATCGCCCGGATCGAAGCCGCCGTCACCGCCTATCCCTACGGCTCGTCGTACCGCACGTGGCCGGGGCCGAACAGCAATACCTTCACCGCCTACATCGCGCGGGCCGTTCCCGAGTTGCGGCTCGACCTGCCCCCGACCGCGATCGGCAAGGACTTCCTGCCCGGCGGCGCCGTCCTGGCCACGAGCCCGAGCGGCCTCGGCGTGCAGCTCTCGCTCCTGGGGCTGGCCGGTGTGCTCGTCGGCTGGGAGGAAGGCCTCGAGGTGAACCTGCTGGGCCTGACCTTCGGCCTGGACCTCAAGGAGCCCGCGCTGAAGCTGCCGGGCGCCGGGCGTCTGGGCGTGCCCTGAGCGCGATCAGCCGACGAACGTCGTGATCGCGTCGTCGATGACAGCTCGGGGCTGCTCCAGAGAACGTCGTGGTCACCTTCCCGGGCCGTCCCCGTTCTCTTCGATGATCCGGGTGACCGGGCGTGAGCCCATCCCGCCGCCCATCCAGCCGGGCACCACCGCCGAAAAGCGGCCGGCAGTGCCGCCGGCCACGACGATCACGATCTCGTCCGGGGACGGGAACTTCGGGATGAGGTCGTCCGGCTCGACCCCGGCGAGCAGATTCTTGAGCCGGCCGCTCTCGGCGCCGTCGGAGCCCGGGGCCAGGTCGCGGGCACGCCGCCGGATCGTGTCGTAGAGGAACTGTCGCACGTCGCGCTTGGACCAGCCCTCGCCGCCGAGCGTCTTGGCGTGCTCGGGTCCGATCACCCACAGGGTGTGGCCGTAAAGCGGGAAGGCCTTGTGGTTCCACACGCCGGCCGCCGACCAGCCGAGCGAGGCGAGGAGCTGGGACGCCCCCCGGCTCAGATGATCGTTGATCATGAAGGGCGCCTCGCCGGAGAAGAGCGTCACCGTGCTCGCCGCCGCGGCGAAGCCGCGCTCCACGTGCAGGGGCTCCCAGGGCGAGGCTTCCTCGTGTTCGCCGATGCAGTAGGTGTAGCGCCCCGGATGCCCCATGGTGGACATCGCGATCTCCCCCGGCCGGGCGCCGCCGAGGTTGATCATGACCAGGCGCAGCGTTCGGCCGATCGTCGCGTTGGCGCGGTAGCCGGGGCCGAAGACGCCGGCGGCGCAGTTGACGCCGAGCCGGCGGCGGGCCGGACCATTGAGGATGATGAGCGGCGAGGCGGCGTTGGTGGTGCCAGACTGGCCGTGCAGGTTGAAGACCGGATCGCACGCCGCCTCGACCACGGCCAGCACCACGGGACAGTACTCGGGCCGGCAGCCGGCCATGACCGCGTTGACCGCGATCTTCTCGACCGTCGCGCGGCCGTAGTTCGGAGGGACGAGCCCGATCAGCTCGTCCGGCTTGCGTCGCGTCGCGCCCAGCATCGGCTCGACGCGCTCGCGCGTGGGCGGCACCACGGGCAGCCCATCGGTCACGCCGCGCTCGAACCAGGTCTCGAGGTCGTCCGCCATGGCCCGGCCCATGCTATCACCCGCCCACTGTTTGGCCCCCGGGAGGCCATGCCCGCTTCCTGAAAGGGGCACCATCCGGCGGGCCAATTTTTCCATGGTGCCCGTCAGACCGCGTGCTAGTCTCAAATTTGACACTTTTGGGGGGTCTGGACGACGCCTCCCGAGCTGGTTGGACTGGAATAGGGGCGGAGAAGGACGGACATGGAACCGACGGTGGCAGCGGACATCCGTGAGAGACTGGCCCGCTGGGTTCAGGAGGGCCTCAAGCTACTGCCGCATCTGCCGGCGTTCCTGCACGGCGACGACCCCCGGACCGCCGAGCTCGAGCGAGAGTGCGAGAAGCTTCGCCGGGAGCTCGAGGATCTTCGGAAGGAGCATGAGCGGATGCGGGCCGACCGCGAAGAGGTCACGCAGGCGTTCGGCCGGCTCATGGAGTCGGTTCAGCCCATCAACCAGCTCGTCCAGAAGCTTGGCGTGAGGCGAAGCCCCTTCGAGCGCGACCCGAGGGCGGCGCCCGCCTCGCCTACACCCAGCACCACGGCCCCGTCAGCCACGACGCCGCCAGGCCCCGCACCGGCGCCGGGCCCGACACCCAAGCCGAGCTAGCGCCCTACCGCGCTTCGGGGGCCGACGGCCCCGGGCCCCGTCGCTTCACGCTCACCGTCAGCTCGTAGTGCCGCTCGTTTTCCGCCTCGGGGTTGAAGAGGCCGATCCAGACGGCGCAGTCGCGGATGAGCGTCGCCACCGTGCTTCCCTGGCGCTCGTGCCGCCGGGCCTTGGGGGCCCCCTCGCGGCCCTGGATGAGCACGATCCAAGCGTCGTCGGAGGGCGCGCCCTTGTCGGCGAGTTGAATGTGAATGTCGCGCGCCTCCTTGAGATCGGCACCGTCGAAGCGGAAGAAGCGCGCGGTCAGTGGGGCCACGTCGGCGACGAACTGATGGTCGGCGGAGCGCTGCCCTTCCTGGGCGAGCCGCTCGGCCTTCTGGGCGGAATCGCCGATCCTGCCGCTCGGACGCTGGAAGACGGTCGTGGTGGCTTCACTCTCCTCGATGCCGCCGTTGACCCAGAGGCCAGGCTTGGGGAGGCCGACCAGCATCACCGCCTTGATGAACTCCGCGTAGGCCTGTCCCTGGAGCGACTCGGACAGATAGTCATAGAGCCGCTGGCCCAGGGACGCGCCCTTGCGCGTGGCCAGGCGGTTGAGCGCCTCCGAGACGAATCCGTGAGCGCGCTGCTCGACGAACTCGAGCAGCACGGCGTAGCCGTACGCCAGTAACCCGTCCTCCAGCTCCGCGCTGGTCTGGATGGGCACGCTGAAGACGTAGGGATACTTCGTCAGGACGTCGCGCACGGCGTCGGGGAAGGCGACCTTGCGCGACCTCATGTTGCCCCAGCTGGCGCTGGCCGAGATCCACCACTGGGCTGTCTCCAGCCCCAGGTCCTCGGCGGTCTCCGGGGCCGGGGCGGCAGCCGGCGCCACCGGCTCTTTGGCTTTGCGCCGCGCTTCCTCCTGGGCCCGGCGCCTGCCTTCCTCCTGGGCCTGGGCTTTCCGCTTGGCTTCGGCCTCGGCCCCTCGCCGCCGAGCCTCTTCCTCGGCCTTGCGCCGCGCGTCCTCCCCGGCCTGCCGCTTGGCCTCCTCCGCCGCCTCGCGCTTGGCCTCTTCGTCGGCGCGACGTCGCGTGTCCTGCTGCGCCTCTTCGTCGGTGTGCCGCCTGGCCTGGCGCGCTTCTTCTTCCACAATGGCCTTGACCAAGAACGCCAGCTCCCGGACGCCGGTGATCCCGGGAGAGGCCTGTCTGATCGACAACGACGCCGCCGCCGCGACGGCCTTCGAGCGGAGCGCCTCGAAGTCGGCGCGGATGGCCACCAGCTCCTCGACCAGCCCCTCCGTCGGCAGCGCCCGCCGCTCCAGGAGCCCCTTGCCCGCGTCCGCGACCTGCGCGCTCAGGCGCATGAAGCGCTCCATCAGCACGTTGAGCCCGCGAGCGAGCTCCGCCTGATTTCCACTCACGCCGTCATCTCGGGCGCGCGGGCGCGCCGAAGGACGCCCGGCGGGCGCCGGCGGGTGGTCCCTGCGGCCTCACGCTGACGACCAGCTCGTACTGCTTGTCGCCCGCCGGCTCCACATTGAAGACGGCGACCCAGAGGCCGCCGTAGCTCTGGCCGAGGCCTTCCAGGGACGCGCCCTCCGCACCCGGTCGCTTCGGCGACGCGTGCAGGAGGTGATCGGTTCGCAGCGTGAGGAGCCACGCCGCGTCGGAGGGCTCTCCGTCCAGCGTCAGCTTGACGTGGACGTCCCGCGGGGCCTTCAGCTCGCCGCGCTTGACGTAGAAGAAGCGGGTCGTCATGGGGGCGACGGTGACGGCGAACCGGTGCTCGGCGAGCCGCTCGGTCTGCTCGGTCAGGCTCCGCTTGTCCTCGGCCGTCTCGCCGATCGCGTGGCCGGGATGTGTCACCACGACGGTCTCGGCGTCGCTTTCGATCACGCCGCCGTCCACCCAGACGCCGGGGTTGGGAATCGCCGCGACCATGACATCCCGCACGAAGTTCGGATAGCTCTGGCGCAGCTTGCCCTTGGTCACCATCAGCACGTAGAGCCTCGTCCCCAGCGCGCGCGGATCGGCCGATTCGCCGGCCTGCTCGAGCGCCTGATCGAGCGCGGTGCGGATGAAGGCCGGGGACTGGTTCTCGACGTGGTCCAGAAACACGAAGTAGCCGGCCGCCAGGCGCCCCTCGTCGTAATCGACGCTCTGCTGGATCGGCACACTGAGCAGGTACGGGTGCTTGGCCAGCTCAGCGCGGAGGGCGTGGGCCGTGGCCATGCCGCTGGACTTCCAG includes:
- a CDS encoding lysophospholipid acyltransferase family protein, with protein sequence MSVHGGPGYRLVRGFARLVLGLFYRRLEVVGAERVPAGGALILAANHQNALVDPMLLLAAVERRLVPLAKAPLFRHPLIGPFLRLVGAIAVHRREDPGSDPALNQAMFRSVIAWLQAGGALLIFPEGGSRPEPALRPLRSGAARMLLAAEAASGGALGVRLVPAGLVFHEPGGFRTGRALVIIGEPLPTADCIALYATDPAAAVRRLTDRLAERLRAVMVEADDRQTLQLLELLGTMWRQEFADVARDPGARAQWMQRAMRAYRYLQRAQPRRAAGFRRSVEHYAKALDLAGVGAQQLSRSYARGVVWRYALREGLSLLLGLPLALLGMVLHLAPYLSTAGAVRALRPDPDEQATYGIAAATVLYPACWALGGWVAWQLGGGAWLTAYILALAPAGFFALGWRARLERLRREARTFLHFLLHRDLHRRLAARRRALVNEMTTLARAVPESVLDGDSPRAKN
- a CDS encoding DUF3750 domain-containing protein, which produces MTWALPWLALAAIAGCAGLPRSDWGQARRDSSGQAPDPGIIREAVVQVYAARAVGWRGVLAVHTWIAVKPSGAPAYTRYEVIGWGVDRGAPAVRVNRAGPDNYWFGSRPRLLVERRGDGVDALIARIEAAVTAYPYGSSYRTWPGPNSNTFTAYIARAVPELRLDLPPTAIGKDFLPGGAVLATSPSGLGVQLSLLGLAGVLVGWEEGLEVNLLGLTFGLDLKEPALKLPGAGRLGVP
- a CDS encoding 4a-hydroxytetrahydrobiopterin dehydratase, whose product is MNRLAGEKCVACRSDAPPVTETEMRELEPQIPGWSVVERDGIRRLERVFGFPDFAAALAFTNRVGAIAEEEGHHPALLTEWGRVTVTWWTHAIRGLHRNDFIMAAKTDALYKR
- a CDS encoding metallophosphoesterase; translation: MRLAAIGDLHCPSTSPDVLRPLLASVAQEVDVLVLCGDLTERGIEDEARALAQILKAAVKIPIVAVLGNHDCEAARPDAVKAILAEAGVHVLDGDAVEIQGVGFAGVKGFAGGFGPRALQPWGEPTIKSFVHEAVNEALKLESALAKLRTPQQVALLHYAPIEATVVGEPPEIYPFLGSSRLEEPLTRYPVTLVLHGHAHHGSPEGRTRSDVPVYNVAVPLLQRAFPDRPPVRTLELPPIST
- a CDS encoding crosslink repair DNA glycosylase YcaQ family protein, with the protein product MNEVGFCSTFYRFPEGVACLWEAVAGRPNPRWPRHSHHDAAIGLTWELKDTLPAAKRVYYGKLLRGRPLLVALDLFPAFYARARGRQRARDYLAEYEAGHLSLTARRIMDAMMKDHPQYTRDLRANTFMLEPAKTREFERAMAELQQGLWLVKTEERYEPTFSYRWDLLEAWLPEATAEGRRLAREAALDRLVERYARGVVFTGERPLARLFGLRVDEVAASVARLVGGRALVEGEVGGWPGRWLVHRDALK
- a CDS encoding RidA family protein; translated protein: MTATIERYCANGVYDPPHYSQAIRVNGAQTVLFLAGQVAYDKDGGISHRGDFKGQAREVFRAVKALVEAQGGTLANVVKINTYLTDIRHRADLMPIREEFFGKNRPASTLVQVAALAQPDWLIEVEAIAVI
- a CDS encoding amidohydrolase; the protein is MPALSVLLLLIVLLVPAPPPAHGQAGVPAALLHYPEIVLLNGKVVTVDDRFSVREAIAIRDGKILALGTSSEIRALAGPRTRVIDLRGRAVLPGLIDSHVHMLRAGFRWPQEVRLDDATSVDDILARIRERAAKVKPGEWILTLGGWHESQLKERRMPTREELDRAAPQNPVLLHMLLAAAVVNSPAAQALGVTDPSGVVRGAPAVVALKAKLPPVPFEQKVQGLRAVMRDFNALGITSTVEPIGGEMTERDYEPAFELWRRKQMTVRMGLNIVVRDLEGARRWIQALPGRFGDDWLRILGLGEVVIQQMWDQSVAAQFPISRETLGEFQEVVAAATQKGLTLHLHATLESTINTMLGVFEELSRQTPLTALRLVFAHGEHITPAQLERMKRLGMGLTVQDRQVIQGDIMRRVWGESMAGKPPLKAIYQSGVPMGGGTDGTIVAPNSPFVSLWWMITGKMLRGDVARAREHLTREEALRVYTRGSAWVAHTEDRVGSLEPGKLADLIVLTEDYLAVPEDRIPGIRSVLTIVGGNVVYEAQP